CGTCGGAGTTTCGCTGACGTACAGGCCCCGCCTCCTCTgtccagcctcctcctcctcctcctcctcttcactgcCGGAGAGCCGGGCAGACGAACGTTGTCGGCCGGCGTGCGGAGCTTTCTCCGTCTCCGCGggtgctcgctcgctcgctcgctcgctccccGGCGTCCCGCCGGTTCCCCGCCTGAGGAAGGGCTGACGGAGAGCGCTTTCATTGGGCCTTCGCGGCGCCGCAGCCGGCTCGCCCTCGAGTCTCCGTAGCCCGCCGCTCGTGCCAGTGCGAGGCGAGAGCGGCCGACCGCCGCGGGCAGCGCTCGCTGCTTCGGCCTCGGCTCCCCTTCGCCTCCTCGGcccccctctaccctccccccACTTCCCGAGCTCCGGCTGGCCCCGGCCGCGCTCGGCGCTGCTGCGGGAACAAAGGAGGCCCccgcggcggcggcagcagcgccACCTCCGCCTCCGACCGCTCCCTCGCCTGTGGGGACGGCACCcggccgcccgcccgcccacCCGGAGGCCTCGGTCGGGCCCCACCGCGCCTACGCCCGGCTCGCACACGGCGGACCCCGCAGAGTGAGTGGCGatggtattggggggggggggggcgcccgcgGCCTCGTGCCCCTCGGGCTTGGGGTCGACGGGACGAGGCAATGGCGGCCTCCGGGGGAGGTCCGCGGGCCCGGCTGCTCAGGAAGCACAAAGGCGGAGGCGACGTCTCGTCGCCCAGGCCCGGCTCCCCGCGCGCCCGCACGCTCGGCCGGGCGAACAATGCCTGGCGTGCGGCCTCCGCAGGCCGGGCCCGGGGCCCTGGGCCTTGCCCGCTCACTCGCACTCTTGGCGGCGGCGCCCGGCGTGGGCAGCCAGCGGGGAGAAACAAAGAGGCCGGGGTGGCGGccgcgccaccccaccccccatccccggcTCTGCCCAGTCCGCCCCTCGGCCCGACCGTTCGGGGCGCGGGGTCGGCGCTAGGCCTGCAGGCGGGGGAGCTGGCCCTGCCGGCGAACTGCTGCTCGGCATGACTCAGTGCTTTTAGTGAAGGCCCGGCGGCTGGGCGTTCGTGAGCACAGCCTGTTCTTTGCTCGGAGGGGGATGGGGACCCACTGGGACCCGAACTTGTTTCCGAACCCCCTGGAACGTGCGAGTGGGTCTCTACGGTCGTGCTGGGTGATCTCCCAGCGTCGCTGCTTTTCTGCCCCCAAGCTGGCTCCGCTGCAGGAAGTGCagcaccttcctctttgtttcgggCATTCAGGCTGCGGGGGCCTGAGTGTTGGGTCGTGGTCCCTGCACCCAGTTGAGGCTCCGTTGTGGGAGGCAGGCTTCTGCTTATTGCtgacttctgatggcagaattagAGGCAAGAGTCGTTGCTCGTTTGGaagaccttttttttaaaaagacttggaTTTCAGAACGCAATTGATAGACTACTGTACATTTATCTTTAAAATGCTTCCTTTAAAAGtacttttgtatttgttttttgaaaaaaaaatattgtGGTTTCTTCTCCCTTCGCATCCCATCGATATGAGGCCTTTACAGATCACCCTAATCTACTTCCTTGGGCCAAAGGGGAAGCGTTGAGAGAACTGGGAAAGacagacttgcccaaggtcacttgGTCGTGGTCGGTTGTAGAGCTCGGCTCTAACACGGAGGGGTTAGGGAGGTTTTTTTCCCCAgtcacttccttccttccttggtgCATCTTGAAAGAAATAATTCATGAGCTTAAACGCTTCTTATTCAAGTTTGGGAATGGAGAGTGATGCTTAAGTTGTTTGTTGGTGGTggatttggttgtttttattattattcatagGGAAAACCGCCGAATTTTAAAAAGATAGTTGCACACTCCCGCTGTCCCTCAGCTGACACAGGCGTGTACGAGTTTTGTAAATCTAAAGGCACCACATGGTAATGGTGTATGCAGGAGAACCCTATTCCACCTAAAAGACCTTTACCCCctgcaaaaaagaaaatagggtAACAACATGAggattccttaggctttggtccaCTTTGACCGTTCAACCTGACCGACCGCTTGGGCCTCAGTGATTGATGCTGCTTGAGTCTCTTCTGAATTGAATTTAGGAGTTATtcctcttgctcttctgctgacattttaaaacatgcaaaACTGTTTTAATGACAACTTTAATCGcattatattttgttttctcGTTAACTGTATGAACGCTGCATCATCAGTTGGGGTTGTGTAGGAGTTGGCAGTCTCCGCGATATAAATAGAAGCTGATTTCAGAGGCCCCTGTTGACTGGGTTTTATGTGAGAGCCTCCATCCAGCTCAGCCTTGTGACAGGTTGAGGCGCCAGTCCGTGTGATCTAagtcagcttctgagaaatgctaAGGCACGCTGCGCACATGTGATGGCATTTAAAGctgcctttctcctggggaaGCTAAACAGGGGGAGGCCATAGGATCTAGCGCCCTTCTTGCTTTTTTTCAAGTGAGTCAGTTGACAGTGCATCGAAGGGAGACGTGTTTTTTAGGAGAAGGAATGGTGTAATACTTTGCATGcccaaattccattatatttacataaaacacagaaaagattGAACAATAAGATTTAACTAAAACTTAATGTGTTTTGGTATTTGTGTGCCATTCTGCTTTTAAAGCTAAGGATGACATTGGAAATGAGCATTAGATAAGGTAGCATAATTCCTACAGTTTACTACTGTACTGCTCAACTTTTTGGATAGGGCAAAGATGGAGGTAAAATTGTGCGTAGTGGTCACGCAAATTTATTATTTGAAGCCCCTCTGTACTGGTGTTGTACTGCGTAAAATTAAAAAACCAGAATGTGTTTACTAATAAACTTAAGTGCTGATGAAAATGTTTGCACTACCCTGCTCCAAAATGAGTCAGCTAAATTCCATTTAAATTCTATTTAAAGAGACAGTTGTCAACTATAGTAATGTTCAAAGGAAGTTGTGAACCTTGGTCAGGCTTCATACAAGATTTATTGGCTTGAAATATGTCTGGTGCCCTATTGCTAGCAAAAAACATTATTATCCTTTAAATTCCCAGAGGGATAATTGTCAGGATTTTAGTCCTCTTACCCCCATTTTATAGTTTTTGTAAGAGGTTCATGCTAGAATTTTTGTATAACATTAAAGAATATATTGTATGTGATTGTTGGAAAAGGTCCTATGAAGTTCCAGGAAGTTACAAATTCATCCCTTGAAATGAGTGTGAAGGAAaccgttttcattttaaaatgtgcttaCTAAATAGCAGTGACCACAAGGTAAAGCACAGTATTTCTCTTTAATGTGCATATCCCTTTCGTGTGCATTTttaaaaggatttcattttcttaaatatgTATTTTGTTAGCATGAACTTCTTCACCTAGAGGAAAATTGAACTAAATTTAGCAAACAAGTTGTGCTGGTTTTTTAAAAGCTTCTAGAAAAACAAGGATATGCTTGCAGTATCCAGTTCTTCCTGGCAACCTGACATTAAATAGTAATCATTATTACAGGTTACGTATTTGCTACTGCTTTACTTTTGCGTACTGAATTTGAGCCCGGAAAGATTCTTTTGTGGTATGTGGAAGATGAATGCTTGTTAGAAGTTTTAATAACTCAAACCTTCGGTTCAGAAGTCTGTGACTGATATTTGTGCATTGTCGGTTTCTTTGAAGAACGGGCTTTTATGTTTCCTCAGAAGTAGATTTTCACACCTCAGTTGTAACACATATGGGAGTTTCCTAAGCAGCTGACCCTTAGTTTTTTAAAGAGCGTGTAACTTGTTAGTGCCCAGTAAGAATTGAACTCTTTCTGTCTGAACAGCTTCAAAACTTAAGTAAAGATGGCCTTTCCCCTTTAACAGGATTATCCAGTGTTAAATTAACAGGTAGGGCCCACATGTGTTCAAATTTTAGGCAAGCTTTATGGCTAGATCCAATTTGCAGATAGTTTTCAGAACTACTAACATACATCCAAAGAGTCCATCGTTAATTTCAAGCATTGGAGATACTTATTTTGCATTTGCAAGTtctatttaatgtttttttttggcTAATGAAGTAACAATACGAATGGTCTTGTCTATTGTAGGAAAgctaaaagctttttaaaaatccgTAATTAAGAATGTGAAGTCACATCGCACTATCAAGCTGGCAGTTATATAAAGGCAGCAAAACATTCATAAAGCCTTTGCCTGCTCTTTAATAACTAACCCAATTTGAACCTTTACTAGAAACTGACttgattttcaaaaataaatgtaggctggtggtggagtgattaaaagattgggctgctaacctcaacgtcagtagtttgaaactgccggctgctctgtaggagaaaggatTTCTACTCCAGTTCAGAGATAAAATctcttgggaaacccacaagggcagctctaccttgccccacctacagggtcactgagagtcaaactcaggcagtgagtttggatgttTTTGTATTCGTAGTACCAGGaaaccttggtggcactgtcattAAAGCAGTTGGCTGCCAACCAAGTACCAGCCAATTTGTAGGAGAAAGTGACTGGCAGCTttcgtaaagatttatagctttgaaATTTGTAGGACAGCTTTTCTCTGTcccgtaaggtcactgtgagtcagaatccgatGAGCTAATGTACTCAAGGGTTTTCTCCTATATTTGCTGTCACCTGGGAATATGGAGTGAGGGCTAGGTCTGACCTCAGTCTTTTCAGAAGTCACGAGTTTAGTTTTGGGTTTTATGACAATCAAAGTAAGTTGATTTTATTTCAGAGatttgttcatttcttatgttttgtcttgtttgtttgtaGCAGAACAATATGGCTCAGGAGACCAACCAGACCCCAGGGCCCATGCTGTGTAGTACAGGATGTGGCTTTTACGGAAACCCTAGGACAAATGGAATGTGTTCTGTTTGCTACAAAGAACATCTTCAGAGGCAGCAGAATAGTGGCAGAATGAGTCCAATGGGTAAGTCGTTTGCAAGAGAAAACACATTTGAAGAACTGGTGAACAGAAAATATAGAGCCAATAGGGGCCTGGGACTGAGAATCAATGCTGAAAGCCCACAAAGATCTGTAAGAAGAGCTTGAAATTAAAGCAACAGCCAAGCACGTAAGCCTGATGGCACCAGCAATTAATGAATCTACAAGTATCCTCTAGCTTTATCCAGTTCCATTTTGGAGTTTTGTTTCATACTTGTTGCTGCACCAGATGactgaaatatatttttgtttgtttcggtAGTCACATAAAGGGTAGGATTCTGCAGCAGAGTGAAAATTCATAGCTCACTAACCTAATTAAATGCAAGTATTTGTCACTTATTAATAGTATTGGTGCTAAGAATTTTGGTAGTATTGATTTGGTTCTTATAAGTCCTTTTTTTAAATAGGGTCAGCTAGTGGTTCCAACAGTCCTACCTCAGATTCTGCATCTGTACAGAGAGCAGACAATAGTTTAAACAACTGTGAAGGTGCTGCTGGCAGCACATCTGAAAAATCAAGGTAAGGGGAACATGGAAGTTTTCTTTATCACAAAATAAAGATGTCTGCTATCTCTACCATTGTGAAATGTTAATATATCGGTTGTCCTTGGCTTCTCCTGCATTAGACAGATTTCAGTTGCTTGTGCTATATGATCTCATGGGTCATTGAGGAAAGAGATAGGTAACTAAAACACAGTCCCTAACAACACCCCCAAGGTACAATATTGAGGATGTACTTTTGTAAAATTGAGATTTAGCAATCAGAGTGAGACTACACACTATATGATGGGACTTCAGAAAGTGTATGGGAAaataccattatcttttcattccattcttgaAGCCCCACTGTGTACTGTGTCTGGTAGGCCCACATAAGGCTTCCCCTTTTGCCCTTAAGTAGCTGAAATTCctacataattttttttaataacaggACATAATAACCTATACAGAGATGCAACCTTTAGTTGATGAGTTTTTATTAAAATTGCTCCTCAGATTTATTCTCACCTGTATTATGGACATCTGATAATTTGAGATTTTAattaatatagttatatatgaactcgttaacatttaaaaataactgtTTCCTTGAACTTTAATAGAAATGTGCCTGTGGCTGCCTTGCCTGTAACTCAGCAAATGACAGAAATGAGCATTTCAAGAGAGGACAAAATAACTACCCCGAAAGCAGAGGTGTCAGAGCCAGGTATGCTTTTTGCTCAGTACTAGTTCAGTTCTGCCATTTGTGTTTTAAGAGGGCTGGGATTGAAGGAGATTTTTCTTACTAATTATAGGACCAAAGGGCTATAAAGTAGAGGCCAaccaaaacagtttttaagttaTCTGAAGTATAGAAATCTTGATTCTTTTTCACCTCATATTCTTCTCCCTGCTATGCCCAGTACAACCAATCAGCAGTTTGTGATCAAGACATGAGGTGTTGAGAAGAACTTAATGAAACTGAAAGGTGGCTTCGCATTATCTTGTTATCTAAATTGTTAGAAAAGATGTTAACCCACTAAAGCATGTTCACAAATATTGAATTAATTCTCTATTGAAACgtgtaaaaaggaaaaatgtCTCGACATTGTCAGTATTATAAGATTGTTTAAACAGGAGCAAAAAGAAATGTACAATCCCTAAAGTATTTGTGGGTATTGATAAAATAGTATATAAAAAGATGTTGGTTTTCATGAGTGCCTTGAAGCTTATGATCGTTTAGCacaactgatgtatttgaatatATCGAAAATATTAACTATTTTAGGCCCTACAACAAAGAAAGTCTAGTTCATTATTTTGTAAACTGAACACAATGTAAAAGTTTATTGGGAAGACATCGTGTCAATAGAAATACAATCTAAATTAAAGGCCAAATCATCAAGTTGGGCAATGAATCTGGATTTGGTGTTTTGAAATGTTTCATCTTTCTTTAAAACCTAATTGACTCTGAGCTTGGAAGAATTGAGTTGCATCTGTAGCTGTCTGCATATATATCTCAGTAAGCAATCCCTGCTTCACAGCTACCTGCCTTTTCTGTATCATTCTTCCTCTTCCCCATCTTCTTAGAAATCACTGTTATTTTTCAGATTGTGACCTTAAAATTGACTGTTCCTCCCCTCCTTCAGCCCCAGGTATTCATAGATaagtttttctttacttttatacCAACCAAGAAATGTCAGCATTTGCATACATATGCTCTTCTTAGTTTTGGATTAATAGTAACCTAATAGTAAGCCTTTAATGTTTCTGGTGTAGTTGATTGCACTATGAGTAGaagtattttggtttttttttttttttaaggaactaATTTTGCAGTAGTTTTTGATGTAGTTATTGCAGTTTATTGCAACAGTTACTTGTgaacaaaatttttttaaactttcctaGGTCGTATTTTCATTGCCCAAACATAGCAttttagaataaaaataaaagctacaCTTTTGTTCTACAAGGAAAAGAAATTCCCTCAGATTTTTACATAATGATAAAGCCTGCACTTGTGAAAATGGCAGTgcgctttttatttaaaaaatttttttcatctgTCCTACTTGGTATCTGGTAAAAATCACAGTTACTTTTTACTAGTGCTCAGTGTTCACCGTTATTTAGGGGGAATGGAGGGATTTGGCCACTCACTCATTAGGAACTTGAGaggtcctggtggcatggttggTTAAGCGGTAAACCGCTAATCAAAGTGTGGGCAAGTCAAGCCtggcagcagctctgagggaaaaaAGCCAGACTATCTATTTCCATAAAGTAACCCCTGTAAAACGGTTCTGTCCTTCATGTGTGCTGTAAGTTGGAATTTAATtgactgttttttgttgttgttccgttAAAAGTTTACATATAGGCTAGAGAAATGAGCGCATGACCCAGATTTTTCAAATTTCGAATTAAAGTTTGGTTTTCCAGTGATGAAGTCAGATTAAAGAGTGAAATGGTTATTGTTATTAGCAAAATAGCTTCAGATTTGGCAGTTCTGATGTTAAAATAGAAGATCATTGTTAAAAGTATTGAAGGAAGGGCTTCTTAAGTCTTCCCTTAAACTCTTCTTGAAAGTAGCAATTGTTTTCAATGATTGCTGTTTTATTCTTCCACGTTCACTTTCATGTCACTGTTATCTGGTGAACCCTTGAGATTTCACACTGCTCTTATTTTTCAGTTGTCACTCAGCCCAGTCCATCAGTTTCTCAGCCCAGTCCTTCTCAAAGTGAAGAAAAAGCTCCTGAGTTGCCTAAACCAAAGAAGAACAGATGTTTCATGTGTAGAAAGAAAGTTGGCCTTACAGGTATTGCAGATCATGTAGAATATATGCAAAACCTTCTAAAAGTTTGTGGCAAAATTCTCTTTTCAATTCcatcttccacaaactttttgaagccctctcatatttcACTGCCAGCATTTCTTTCTTCAGAGATTGGTTGCTCTTCCATTGTAAATGCCAGGCTTTGAAAGGGACCTGGAAAGGACTGTAAGTCGGGTTGGATTTTCATAGAAAGCCATTTATTCAAATTGATTTACTAAAATTAGACTGAAAAATGATCTCGATTTCCCTTTGCTTGCGGAAGGTACCAGAACCAGCAGCAGCAATGAACACATTGCAAATAATATACGTTAATAAGTTTTATTATAGATTACACGGTCATGTGCTTTCTTAACATGTTgctgtcttccatttgttgataaTGCATTAAGTTATGATATACGCAAACTTAGCTCATCTGGTAGAGATTTTTGCATTAACAGTTCTTATTGCCCTTTGGGGATAAGAGTTAATTTTATGTCTTGATTACTACCATGATGAGGTtaacaggttttttgttttgttttgttttttcattttcaagTAGACTTATCATGTTGTTGGTCTTTCATGTTGTAAAGAGCAATGGGACCCTAGTTCCTTTTCTGTAGTTAATAAAGggggttttcctttcttttaactgCTTCAAGTTCCTGAGTGACGCAGTCCCCTCTTGTTGTACAGGATTTGATTGCCGATGTGGGAACCTGTTTTGCGGCCTGCACCGCTACTCTGACAAGCACAACTGTCCTTACGACTACAGAGCAGAAGCTGCAGCAAAAATCAGGAAAGAGAATCCAGTTGTTGTGGCTGAAAAAATCCAGAGAATATAAATTGACTACTTGTGAAGAGACTgaaactttgtttttattttaatatatcatAGGGA
This window of the Tenrec ecaudatus isolate mTenEca1 chromosome 10, mTenEca1.hap1, whole genome shotgun sequence genome carries:
- the ZFAND5 gene encoding AN1-type zinc finger protein 5 isoform X1; translation: MAQETNQTPGPMLCSTGCGFYGNPRTNGMCSVCYKEHLQRQQNSGRMSPMGSASGSNSPTSDSASVQRADNSLNNCEGAAGSTSEKSRNVPVAALPVTQQMTEMSISREDKITTPKAEVSEPDCDLKIDCSSPPSAPVVTQPSPSVSQPSPSQSEEKAPELPKPKKNRCFMCRKKVGLTGFDCRCGNLFCGLHRYSDKHNCPYDYRAEAAAKIRKENPVVVAEKIQRI
- the ZFAND5 gene encoding AN1-type zinc finger protein 5 isoform X2, which produces MAQETNQTPGPMLCSTGCGFYGNPRTNGMCSVCYKEHLQRQQNSGRMSPMGSASGSNSPTSDSASVQRADNSLNNCEGAAGSTSEKSRNVPVAALPVTQQMTEMSISREDKITTPKAEVSEPVVTQPSPSVSQPSPSQSEEKAPELPKPKKNRCFMCRKKVGLTGFDCRCGNLFCGLHRYSDKHNCPYDYRAEAAAKIRKENPVVVAEKIQRI